The sequence below is a genomic window from Sorangiineae bacterium MSr12523.
CCGGAAGGAGGAGGCGTCACCGATGCGACCTTGCTCGCCGACTTCGCCGCCCGAGCGCGAAAGCCGGGCGCCGTTGCGCTCGACACGGGAAAGGTGGAAGCGGCCATGGGCGCGGCGGCCACGCGCTACGACGTGCAGTACGATGTGCCGTACCTCGCCCACGCTCCGATGGAGCCGCTCAATTGCACCGTCAAAATCGAGGGCAATCGATGCGACGTCTGGTCGGGTACCCAAAGCCTGACGCTCGATCGCATGAGCGTGGCCCGCGCTCTGGGCATTCCGCCGGAGAACGTCGAGCTTCACGTGCCGTTCCTGGGCGGTGCATTCGGGCGGCGCGGAGTGCAAACGTCGGACTTCGTCACCGAGGCGGCCCTCGTGGCCAAGGCGGCGGGTGTGCCGGTCAAAGTCGTTTGGACGCGCGAGGACGATATCCGCGGAGGCTATTACCGGTCGGCATTTTTGCACCGCGTGCAGGTGGGCGTCGACAAGAGTGGCATGCCCGTGGCGTGGGACCACGTCGTGGTGGGCCAATCGATCCTGAGCCAAACGCCGATGTTCGAGAAGCTGGTGAAGAACGGCGTCGACGACTCGTCGGTCGAAGGGGTTCACGATTCGCCGTACCTCGAAATGGTGCCGGCCAAACGCGTGTCGTTGCACTCGCCCAAAACGGCGGTGCCCGTGTCCTGGCTGCGTGCCGTCGGACATACGCACACCGCGTTCGCGATGGAGAGCATGCTGGACGAGTTGGCGCATGCGGCGGGAAAGGATCCTCTGGCCTATCGTCTCGCGCTGCTCGAGAAGAGACCGCGGCACGCCGCGGCGCTGAAGCTGGCCGCGGAGAAGGGCGGCTGGGGAAAGCCACTGCCCGCGGGGCGTGCGCACGGGCTTGCCGTGCACGAGGCGTTCGGCAGCATCACGGCCCAATTGGCGGAGGTCTCCGTCGAGCGGGGGAAAATTCGCGTGCACCGCGTGACGTGCGCGGTGGATTGCGGGACCGCGGTCAATCCGCTCGCGCTCGAGGCGCAGATTCAGGGAGCCATCGCGTATGCGCTCACCTCGACGCTTTACGGCAAGCTGACCTTGATCGACGGTCAGGTCCAGGAGAGCAATTTCCACGACTACAAGCCGCTTCGCATGTTCGAGATGCCCGTCGTGGCGGTGCACGTCATTTCGAGCGGCGCACCGATGGGCGGCATCGGCGAACCGGCATGTGCCCCCGTCGCACCGGCGGTGGCCAATGCGGTCTTCGCGTTGACCAAACAGCGGCTGCGCACGCTGCCGCTTCGCCTCGCCTAAGGGAACGACATGATGAAGCGACTTTTTCTCGTGGTGGCCGGCTTGGCGCTCGCTGCGTGCGGCAACGGTTCGAGCCGCGCACCCGCGTCCGGTGGAGAACGCGACACGGGACTCGTGGCCTTCGAGACGGTGCGCTCGGTGCTGCAGCATCCGCGCTGCCAGAATTGTCACCCTGCGGGCGATGCGCCATTGCAAGGCGACGATAGCCATGTGCACCTGCAGAACGTGCAGCGCGGACCGGAGGGACGCGGTGTGGTCGGCGCGGAATGCACGACGTGCCACGGGCCGGCGAATCCGCCGAGCGCGTACGGCGCACACATTCCGCCGGGCAATGTGAAGGGCTGGCACATGCCATCGCCCGACATGAAGCTGGTGTTCGTGGGGGTGCCACCGCGCGCGTTGTGCGAGCAGATCAAGGATCCGGCGCGCAACGGCGGCAAGGACATGGCGGCATTGCGCACGCACCTGGACGATCCGCTGGTGGTGTGGGGCTGGGAGCCCGGCTTCGGCCGCGCGCCCGTTCCCGTGCCGCGCGAGCAATTTCTCAGCGCGTGGGAAACGTGGGCACGCGCTGGAGCACCCTGCCCGAGCGACGGTTAGCCGCCATGCGGGAGACCTATGCCATCGTGGCGGCGGCCGCGCGATTGCGCGAACGCCGCATTCCGTACCTCGTCGCGACCGTGGTGAGCGTACAGGGATCGTCGTACCGGCGACCCGGTGCGCGGTTGCTGATCACGGAAGAAGGACGCGTCGCCGGCAACGTCAGCGGCGGGTGCCTGGAGCGCGATTTGATCCGCACCGGATTTTGGCGCACGCGCTCGGGGCCCGTGGTGATTCGTTACGACTCCACCGACTCCGAGGGAACGCAGGCGGCGCTGGGGTGCGGCGGCATCGTCGAGATCTTGCTCGAAGCCTGGAACGGAGAGGACGACAGCGATCCGCTGGGGCTCGCCGCGGAGGCCGTCGCATCGGGTCGGCGCGCGCTCGTGGCCACCGTGTTTCGCAGCACCGATCCCAACGTGCCCGTGGGCGCCCGTTGGCCGTTGGCGCCCGCGGAAATCGTTCCGGAACACGCGGCATCGCGCGAGATGCATACCGCGGACGGCACCGTCGAGGTGCTGGTGGAGCCCATCGTACCGCCACCGCGGCTCTTCCTGCTCGGCTCGGGGTTCGACGCGGAGCCGGTGGCTGCCGCGGCACGGCAGCTCGGGTGGGGCATCACGGTGTGGGATCCATCGCCGTCGTTCACGAGCCGGGCGCGTTTCGATGACGTCGAGACGGACTTGGAAAAACTGCGCACCCGCATCGATGCGAGCGATCGCGCCCTGGTCGTCATCATGGGCCATCACGTGGAGAACGACCGCGCGGCATTGCGCATGGCTCTCGCTTCGCGTGCAGAATACATTGGCATTTTGGGGCCGCGGCATCGCTCCGAGAAGCTCGGGCCGCTCGAGGACCCGCGCATTCACGCGCCCGTGGGGCTCGATCTCGGCGCGGAGACGCCGGAGGAGATCGCGCTGGCCATTGCCGCGGAGATGCTGGCGAGCCTTCGGCGGCGGAATGCAGGATCGCTCGGGTCAGGTTTTGCGATTACCGGCCCGACGGCGCTACCTCCTCGGCCGGATACCCTACGGTGTGCTGAGCCCAGTCATTCCACTGGTCGAAGGCCTTCATCTGCTCCACCAATTTGGTTTGGACGAGGAGCTTTTCGACCTCGGCGCGATTCTGTTGCTTTGGCAACTTGTCGTTCGTATTGGCGAGCCACCAGATAATCGTGGCGGCGAGCGCGGCGTTGCGCTTGGCTTCCTTCGCGTTCACCCGCTCGACGACGTCGGATTGCGCGTGGTAATCGGGCAGATAGGGCGCAGGATCCTGCATCGCCACGAGGTTGGGCACGCCGCTGAGCAGGAACGCCCAATTGTCGGTCCCGTCGAGCGCGTCGGCGGGGTGCGCGTCGGCGGCGATCTCCGGGAAGATCGACAGCGCTTTGGTCACCGGAGCGCGCAGCTCCTCCCGCCCATTCAGGAAAAAGCCCGTCGTGTGGCCCGAGCCGATATCGAAGACGAGAGCGGCAGTGTGGTTCGGCATCTCGGTCCGGTGGCGTTCGACGTAGCCCGTCGAGCCCCTCATGCCTTGCTCTTCGCCCATGAACAGCGCGAATCGGACGGTGCGCCGGGGTTTGAGCCCGAGCTGATGGAAGGCGCGCGCGACGTCGAGCACCAGGGCGGAGTTGATGCCATTGTCCTCGGCGCCGGTGCCGAGCCCCCAACTATCGAGGTGCGCGCCGAGCAGCACGACTTCGTCGGGTTTCTCCGAACCGCGGATTTCCCCGATCACATTTTGCGATTCGTAGCTCGGGCCGACGCGGTTGATCACTTTGACGCGCAATCGAACGCGCGCACGGCTCGCCAGCCGTCCGAGCCGCTCCGCGTGCTCGCGCGCAATCATGACCGACGTCAGCGCGAGGGGCGTGCGGCCGATGCTCAACGGGTGCTCGTACAGAAGACCGCGCGGTCGCGTCGACTGAAGGACCAGGCCAGCGACGCGAGCCTTGGTGGCCTCGGCGACGATCCCGGGCGAGCGCATGTATTCGGCGAAGAGCGCTTCGAAGGTCTTCGTCTCGTCCGAGTGAATCAGCACGAACGCGCCCTTCGCGCTCGCGCCGAGCTTCGCGAAATCCTCCGCGGTCCCGTGCCCGCCGTCCAGCAGCGGGGCCTCCACCGCCGCCGGCATCGACGCCGTCCCCGGCGAGGCGACGGTCGGAATCGCGAACGACTCGGGCGCCGTCGCCGTGGCCTCCGCCCGATCGGGCAACCAGAGGTACGGCATGCGGAAGCTCTCCGTGCGCACCTCGTCGACACCGATGCTGCGAAACTTTTCGGCTGCCCATTTTACCGCGCGCGCGGCCGCCGGGCTTCCCGTGACACGCCCGCCGATGCCGTCGCATAGCTCGCTCAGATCCGCCATCATCGGCGTCTCTCTCTCGAAATGCCGCTTCAAGACGACACGGGGATCGTTCTCGTCGACGGGGGGAGCCGCGGGCTTCGCGTCCGCTTTGACGCTGGCCGCCAAGCTCTCGGTGGGCGCCGTCTTCGGCGGCGTGGTGGATGCGCAGGCGGCGAGCGCCAGGATGGAGATGATGGCAAGGGTTCGCATGAGACCTTCCGACGAGGGTTGAACGGACGCGCGCTCGGAGACGAAGCCCGACGCCGAATCCAGCCGTAGGATCTTCTGCACGCGACGATAGTTGTAGTGAATCTTCACTCGAAGAACACCGATCGCGTTGCTCGAATCGTCTCGAAATGCGCGTCGTCGCGCTCGGGCTCGCTGGAGGGTGTCCCCGACTCGTCGATAGAGCGTCTCGTTCTCGACCATGCTCGCCACGCTGCGGCGACTAGGTGTCGTCGCTTCCGTTCTCTTCGTCCAAGCGCTCGGCCAGGATCGGTGCGAGCCCCTCCGAGAGTAAGGCGCGCGGGGCGGGAGAGCCATCGACCGGCAACAGTGTTCGCGATTTGACCCACCACTGTCCGGCCCTCTTCACCAGGTGCCAGCGATTCACGACCACGCGATGAATGCGATAGCCCCGAGATGCTCCGTGATTGGGCAATGTTCGCAATTCCCCTTGGTCGTCCAGCTGGAGGATCTGAAGATAGGAGGTGACGAAAGCCTCTTCGGCGCGCAAATCGATCAGCGGTAGACCCGTAAAGTGGGCGAGGCCGCCGCGAATGGCCTCTTCATGCTCCGGTTTGAGCGTGAACGACGCAATCGCGTCCACGCCGCGGGCCCCCTCCAGCGAGGGCCCGCGATCGAAGACACCGTCCTCGGTGTAGACTGCACGCGTGTAATCGGCATATGCAGTATCGGCGCTCGGCGGGTGAGATGCGATGAGCGTGTAAATGGCCAGGCGGTCCTCGATTTCCGCAATACGCGCTTCGAGGTCGTGTTCGATGAATTTCATGATTGCTTTCTTTCTGTGGCTGGCCGGGAGCGTCACGACGAGAAGAAGAAACCGCCAGGATGCCATCGATTCAACGAATCATCATTGATTCTCGTCACGCTCAACCGGGCAAAGCCGCCGTATGCGGACGGACCTTCTTGAAGGTCAGCCAAAGCGCCGACACCAAGAAGTAGAAGGCGCCGAAGGCCGCGTAGGGTGCGATGGCCACAATCGAAGGCGGCGTTGCTGCTGCCGCCATCTTGAAGAACGACGCCCCCGCGAGGGCGGATTGGGCGCCGCTCAGAACCATGGGCCACTGCGCGCCGGCCGACTTCCGGCGGCGGATGCCCGTCGCCAGTTGGAACAGGCCTGAGAGGATCGCCCAGCCTCCGAACACGGTGATGACGGCGTTCATGCTGACGCCGAGCGCCACAGCGACGCAGATGGCGGTGATGACGCTGATCACGAGATTGAGCGTCTGACTAACGTTGGCCCTCAGTCCTCCAGATTTGTGAGCGTCGAGGAAATTGGCAATGGCATCCCAGGCCGGATAGGCCACGAGGAGAATGGCCGAAAGCGTCGGTACGTTCTTTCCGATTGCCAGAGCCGTAGCGATCCAGCCGATCGAAACAGCGGCGCGGATGAAATAGTACGTTTTGAGCCAAGGGCTCGAAGAGGAAGTGGAATCTCGGCGGACAGGAGCATTTTTCATCGCGTTCTCCGGGTAATTGCGCGCAGCGGTCAAGCGAGGTCGATCGAGACCGCGATGTTTCCGTTCGTGGCTTTCGAATAGGGGGAAGCAGCATGCGCTGCGTTGACCAGGGCGCGCGCGGTCTCCAGGTCGATGCCTGGCAACGTCACACGAAGCCGCGCTTGGACGACGAATCCACCCGTTGCGGCACAGAGGTCGACCTCGGCGTCAATGGCGGCGTCCTCGGGGAGCGCGAGATCGCGCAACTTGGCAAAGTGTCCAAGGGCTCCCAGAAAGCAGGCCGACCAACCCGCCCCCAACAGCTGCCAGGGGTTCGTGCCGATGCCGGGTACTTCCGGCGGGGACAGTTGCAGCAGCAGGCGGCCATCGTCGCTGCGTACGTTGCCGTCGGAGCCCCCCGTCGTATGCGTGCGTGCGGTGTAGATGACCTTGTCGATGGTGTTCATTGGCTTGTCCTCTCGGTTCGAGGACCAAGCTGGCCGCCGGCACGGCTCGAGGCACGTTATGCCTCGTTAGACGCTATGAGACGCTGCGAGCGATCTATGTAAGCATTTGATTTCATTCACGAATATCGACCGTCGCGGAGCCGTTCGCCAAGGTCAGCGAGATGATCGGATTCCCGTGCGACGTTCGTCGATTCCCAAGCCACGCGGTGCGTCGCGTTCCGAATCGCGAGCGCGCGGACCAGCTCCGTCATGCGACGGTCGTCCTCGTAGCGGCGCTGCCGCGAGAGGAGCGATTCGCGCACGAGCCAGATGACCAGCGGATACAGGACGAAGTCGACCCCGCGTCCAATGCCCACGAGGTGCGCGAGGCGTCGTGCAATCTCGGGGAACACGATGAGGGTGCCCCCCAGGGCGAAGACGGCGATTTCGACGACGAGAAGCCGCTTATTCTTCCCGCGCGCGGTCGCATCGTGCACGAGCAACGCGGCGAGAAGGAGAAGCAACGCGATGGCGGCGGGCGTCATTTCGGCTTTCATCGGGCCTCCCTCTGGTCTCCAAAGAAGAATGCACGAACGAGATCGGCGAGGATGGCGAGTGCCCCCGTGGCGCGCTGGCCTTTGGCGAGCGACGCTTCCGTGTAACGAATCGAGACGGGCACCTCGACGACGGTGAGCTTCGGCGCGGTGCCCCGGCTCGACAGATGCCGCGCGACCCAATGCGTGATTTCCGTCGCGTGGGCCATGCGATTTTGCCGCAAGCGCATCTGCTCCATGGCGCGCCGGCTGAAACCTCGAAGGCCATTGTGCGCATCGGAGAGGCGAAGTCCGGTGGTCCATCGCTCGAATGCGCGCGCAAGATGGAGCAATAGGCGGCGCGAGGCTGGCGTGTTCGAGGCTCCGCCGAACCGGTCGCCCAAGGCGATATCGGCACCTTGAAAGATGGAGTCCGCGAGCGCGAGCACGTCCGCGGGGGCGTGCTGGCCGTCGGCATCCATGGTGACGAAGGCGTCGAACGACGGGTCGAGCGAAAGGGCGAGCCGGCGGGCCGTTTCCAACGCCGCCCCCTGCCCCAAGTTGAGCACGTGGCGTGCGAACACGAGGTGGACGTCGTGCAACGTTTTCGCTGCAAGCGCGAAGTCGACCGGGGTATCACTCGCATCATCGACCAAGATGACGGTAATGCTGACGGAAATGCCGCATGATTTGGAGACGCCCGCGAGTTCGGCCAGCGTGCGCGTGAGCCGTTCGCCTTCGTCGAATGCGGGCATCAAGATCGCCAATCGCTTCACGGCGGGGCGAAGATAGCACGCCATGGCACTGAAGATCGCACTCGCGGTGCTGGCCATCGCACTTGCCATCGGGCTCGGCTTGGGAGCGGCGCTCGATGTGTCGCAAGCATGGGACGTCTGGGCGTATCACCTGCCCTTCGCGGCACGAATCGTGGGGATCGCCGACCCGACCGCGTATACCTTCAGCGCGGAAAACGCGGCGCGCTTCGCGGGATTTCCGCTGGCGGCGGAGGCGCTTCAAGGGCTGTTTTGGCGGCTGACCGGCCGGCCCGAGTCGTCGAACTTCGTGGCGCTGTTTTCGTTGTTTGCACTGCTGACGTACCTGTTTCGCATGCACCGGGTGCCCCTGGCGGTGGCGCTTTTGGCTTTTTTGGGCATTCCACTCGTGCAGACGCACGCGACGGGGTGTTACATCGACCTGCCGTCCAATGTTTGTGCGACGCTGCTGTTGCTAACGGTGTATCGGGGCGTGGTCCGGCGGGAACGGGTCGCGCTGCAGGCGGTGGTGCTGGCAGCGTTGGCGGCGAATATGAAGTTTCAATTGCTGCCCATCGTGGTGGTGGCATTGGGGGTGTTGTTCGTATTTACGCCGAAACGATGGCTGATTGTGCTGGCCATCCCGGTGGTATTGGCAACGCCGGTCAAGAATTTGGCCATGCATGGCAATCCGGTTTGGCCGGTGGAGGTGCATGCGCTCGGGATCCATTTTCCATTTGCGGAAACGGCATATGCCTCGAGCCCGGTGTACTTGGAAAAGGCGTCGCGGCCGCGGCGGTTCGTGTGGTCGGTGTTCGAGGTGGGGCTCGCGCCGATTGCGAGCCAGCGACGATGGTCGGTGGATCAATACACGCCGCCCAGTGAACCGGGGTATCGCATGGGAGGCTTCTTTGGCGCGTACGTCGCGGTGAATGGGATCGCGTTGATCGCCTATGCGTGGTGGAGACGATCGCGTGAATCATGGATGGCGCTCGCCTTCGTCGCCGGCGCCACGGCGGTTACCTGCATGCTGCCGCAGTCGCACGAGCTTCGTTATTATCTCTATTGGATGCTGCTCCTCGTCAGCATGAACCTCGTGCTATGGGCGCCCGCATTTCCACGCGCCACGGGCCTGGTGGCCGCCGGCGCGTGCGCGGTCGTTCTCTGGGGCACGGCCGCGCGCTACGTGTATCCATCGGGCGATTCGTTCGCCAAGCTGGTGCACGACAAAGTGGACCGCGCCATTCTGGATCGCGCCGGCCCTGAGCAGCGCCTCTGCGTCGCCCGCGAACCGTGGACCTTTCTGTACGCGCCGATGTTCCACCCCGAGCACCCGGGCTACACCGTGCAAGAGGCTACGACCGAGTCGGACTGCACGCGCTGATCATGCGTGGGCGCCGCTACTCGGTTTTGTCGCCGAGGGATTCGAGCATGGTGCGGAGGGTGTCGGCGAGGGCGGTGCGCTGGGACTTGGTGAGGCCCACGAGCAGCCGATTTTCGGTTTCGATGTGGTGGGGCAAGGTTTCGTCGATGAGCGCGCGCCCCTTTTCGGTCAGGGTCACGTAGACGCCGCGGCCGTCGGATTCGTTGGGGGTGCGCTTCACCAAGCGGCGCTCCTCGAGACGATCGAGGCGCTGGGTGACGGCCCCCGAGGTCACCATCGAGGCACGCATCAACTCGGCCGGCGTGAGTCGAAAGGGCGCTCCGCTGCGGCGCAACGTCGCCAGCACGTCGAACGAGGAACGGTCGAGCCCGTGCGCCTCGAAGGTGCGGCGCAGCTCGGTATCGACCCGCAACGCCAACCGCGTGAGGCGGCCGATGATGGCCATGGGGGACGCGTCGAGGTCCGGGCGCTCCTTTTTCCACTGCTTCAGAATGAAATCGACATGGTCGGCCATGCACCACCCCTAGCAAATGTCTTAGCGGTGAGATAGATTACCTTAGTGCTAAGCAATCGCCTCGGAACGGTGCTGGTCACCGCCCTCGCCCCGATGATCTGGGGCACCACGTATTTCGTCACCACGCAGCTTCTGCCGCCGGGCCGGCCGCTCTTGGCCGGGGTCCTTCGCGCCCTTCCTGCCGGCATCCTTCTCGTCGCGCTCACGCGCCGCCTGCCCCAGGGATCGTGGTGGTGGCGCGCCTTCGTTCTCGGCGCGCTGAACATTGGCGTCTTCTTCGCCCTCCTCTTCGTCGCGGCGTATCGCCTGCCCGGCGGCGTCGCAGCCACACTGGGTTCGCTGCAGCCGCTCGTGGTCATGGGGCTTTCGGCCGCGTGGCTCGGTGAGCGCATGTCGCTGCGCAAAGTCGGGGCGGCCGCCGCGGGTGTGGTCGGCGTGGCGTTGCTCGTCCTTCGCGCGAATGCGCAGCTCGATGCCATCGGCATCGCGGCCGCCCTCGGAGGCACCATCGTCATGGGCACCGGCGTCGTCTTGAGCAAGCGATGGACCTCGCCGGCCCCGTTGCTCGCCACCACCGGCTGGCAACTCATCGCGGGCGGTCTGCTGCTGCTGCCCGTGGCGCTCCTCGTCGAAGGGCTTCCGTCGAAGGCGCTGACTGCCTCCAACGTCGCGGGCTACGCGTACCTTTCCACCGTGGGCGCGGCCCTTGCGTATGCCCTTTGGTTCCGCGGCATCCGCGCCCTCTCGCCCACGCAGGTCACCTTCCTCGGGTTGCTCAGCCCGACGGTCGCCACCGCCGTGGGCTGGCTGGCCCTCGGCCAAAGCCTCACGGCGGCGCAAGTGCTGGGCGCTGTGATCGTCCTCGCCTCCCTCGTGGTCGCGCAGTTACGGCAGCGCGAACGCGACGAGGTAGTCGCCCGGCGGACGGTCGAGGAAGATGCTTCCCCCCGCCGCGATGAGCACGAATTGCTTTCCGCTCGGTGAGCGGTACGTCATGGGCGTGGCCTGTCCGCCCGCGGGAA
It includes:
- a CDS encoding xanthine dehydrogenase family protein molybdopterin-binding subunit, with translation MNVSRRGLLQAAGSVAAGLVIPFYAAPARIARAAAAAASGPPPVNAFLRIGTDDTVSIVLSHVEMGQGIWTGMSMLVAEELDCDWSKVRPEHSGVAPVYNHTRFGMQITGGSSSTNSEFERYRTVGATAKDMLVRAAAARWKVSPSSCTVSKGVIAHGAKTLTFGQVAEDAMKLKPPASVRLKPPEEWKLLGTVVKRLDTPEKITGKAVFGMDISFPGLRTAVLARPPAFGSKLVHYDAAAALAIPGVEKVVSTTHGVAVVAKHFWAAKLGRDALSLTWSKPEGGGVTDATLLADFAARARKPGAVALDTGKVEAAMGAAATRYDVQYDVPYLAHAPMEPLNCTVKIEGNRCDVWSGTQSLTLDRMSVARALGIPPENVELHVPFLGGAFGRRGVQTSDFVTEAALVAKAAGVPVKVVWTREDDIRGGYYRSAFLHRVQVGVDKSGMPVAWDHVVVGQSILSQTPMFEKLVKNGVDDSSVEGVHDSPYLEMVPAKRVSLHSPKTAVPVSWLRAVGHTHTAFAMESMLDELAHAAGKDPLAYRLALLEKRPRHAAALKLAAEKGGWGKPLPAGRAHGLAVHEAFGSITAQLAEVSVERGKIRVHRVTCAVDCGTAVNPLALEAQIQGAIAYALTSTLYGKLTLIDGQVQESNFHDYKPLRMFEMPVVAVHVISSGAPMGGIGEPACAPVAPAVANAVFALTKQRLRTLPLRLA
- a CDS encoding XdhC family protein, which encodes MRETYAIVAAAARLRERRIPYLVATVVSVQGSSYRRPGARLLITEEGRVAGNVSGGCLERDLIRTGFWRTRSGPVVIRYDSTDSEGTQAALGCGGIVEILLEAWNGEDDSDPLGLAAEAVASGRRALVATVFRSTDPNVPVGARWPLAPAEIVPEHAASREMHTADGTVEVLVEPIVPPPRLFLLGSGFDAEPVAAAARQLGWGITVWDPSPSFTSRARFDDVETDLEKLRTRIDASDRALVVIMGHHVENDRAALRMALASRAEYIGILGPRHRSEKLGPLEDPRIHAPVGLDLGAETPEEIALAIAAEMLASLRRRNAGSLGSGFAITGPTALPPRPDTLRCAEPSHSTGRRPSSAPPIWFGRGAFRPRRDSVALATCRSYWRATR
- a CDS encoding nuclear transport factor 2 family protein, which encodes MKFIEHDLEARIAEIEDRLAIYTLIASHPPSADTAYADYTRAVYTEDGVFDRGPSLEGARGVDAIASFTLKPEHEEAIRGGLAHFTGLPLIDLRAEEAFVTSYLQILQLDDQGELRTLPNHGASRGYRIHRVVVNRWHLVKRAGQWWVKSRTLLPVDGSPAPRALLSEGLAPILAERLDEENGSDDT
- a CDS encoding DUF308 domain-containing protein, whose protein sequence is MTAARNYPENAMKNAPVRRDSTSSSSPWLKTYYFIRAAVSIGWIATALAIGKNVPTLSAILLVAYPAWDAIANFLDAHKSGGLRANVSQTLNLVISVITAICVAVALGVSMNAVITVFGGWAILSGLFQLATGIRRRKSAGAQWPMVLSGAQSALAGASFFKMAAAATPPSIVAIAPYAAFGAFYFLVSALWLTFKKVRPHTAALPG
- a CDS encoding Ohr family peroxiredoxin, with translation MNTIDKVIYTARTHTTGGSDGNVRSDDGRLLLQLSPPEVPGIGTNPWQLLGAGWSACFLGALGHFAKLRDLALPEDAAIDAEVDLCAATGGFVVQARLRVTLPGIDLETARALVNAAHAASPYSKATNGNIAVSIDLA
- a CDS encoding DUF2304 domain-containing protein — translated: MKAEMTPAAIALLLLLAALLVHDATARGKNKRLLVVEIAVFALGGTLIVFPEIARRLAHLVGIGRGVDFVLYPLVIWLVRESLLSRQRRYEDDRRMTELVRALAIRNATHRVAWESTNVARESDHLADLGERLRDGRYS
- a CDS encoding glycosyltransferase family 2 protein encodes the protein MKRLAILMPAFDEGERLTRTLAELAGVSKSCGISVSITVILVDDASDTPVDFALAAKTLHDVHLVFARHVLNLGQGAALETARRLALSLDPSFDAFVTMDADGQHAPADVLALADSIFQGADIALGDRFGGASNTPASRRLLLHLARAFERWTTGLRLSDAHNGLRGFSRRAMEQMRLRQNRMAHATEITHWVARHLSSRGTAPKLTVVEVPVSIRYTEASLAKGQRATGALAILADLVRAFFFGDQREAR
- a CDS encoding MarR family transcriptional regulator encodes the protein MADHVDFILKQWKKERPDLDASPMAIIGRLTRLALRVDTELRRTFEAHGLDRSSFDVLATLRRSGAPFRLTPAELMRASMVTSGAVTQRLDRLEERRLVKRTPNESDGRGVYVTLTEKGRALIDETLPHHIETENRLLVGLTKSQRTALADTLRTMLESLGDKTE
- a CDS encoding EamA family transporter, which encodes MLSNRLGTVLVTALAPMIWGTTYFVTTQLLPPGRPLLAGVLRALPAGILLVALTRRLPQGSWWWRAFVLGALNIGVFFALLFVAAYRLPGGVAATLGSLQPLVVMGLSAAWLGERMSLRKVGAAAAGVVGVALLVLRANAQLDAIGIAAALGGTIVMGTGVVLSKRWTSPAPLLATTGWQLIAGGLLLLPVALLVEGLPSKALTASNVAGYAYLSTVGAALAYALWFRGIRALSPTQVTFLGLLSPTVATAVGWLALGQSLTAAQVLGAVIVLASLVVAQLRQRERDEVVARRTVEEDASPRRDEHELLSAR